One segment of Monomorium pharaonis isolate MP-MQ-018 chromosome 6, ASM1337386v2, whole genome shotgun sequence DNA contains the following:
- the LOC105829467 gene encoding cadherin-23 yields MWTILLLLVSTWSSSWGQVINRAPHFIQGGDMARLAVSESAPPGAPVYTLRGEDPEESRLHYSISGEYFTVNRETGVVILRKALDRETQDLIEVIISITDEGIAGSEPNTVSLRREIAVLDENDNPPVYHGRPYAARVPESAHVGGLLLPPGTITITDRDGGVNADVHVQCVSATRDDDVCEVFDISTEKLAEGKYDVQITLAEPLDYERRNSYLINLLAVDGASDPSKRLQARATVAVDVLDVQDQPPVFLNAPYSAALPENTAASHTVLMVRARDGDTGQSRNLLLTLEDDDAGHFDLEMFRDGDVTVGKLVTTNASLDREDPRILQNGGIYTFQIRATELINNEIPTDTATSIVTIVVTDVDDLVPAFNEDYFSIKISEDIGKDTPLPGLNMIVSDGDVGDNAKYFLALRDVPRYPGISRAFTVSPEEAQGRVPVVIKAKDVNVLDYDVDDPAKREIEFDVIATVASEVMATCRVHIQLLDANDHSPEFSRSMYKLSIPEDAEPGTRFGDVYAKDYDSGSFGKLTYTLRGFGADKFRTDSQMGGIFVAKKLDYEAQKSYSLTMEATDGGGRVSAVNILIELEDVNDNRPTFEQPEYSRTVREGATSFDPQMFVRATDVDGSAQGNGKVVYSIGRHNSMTNDVFKINPDSGEVTMSKPVRSGDTERGIYELMIRATDTGTPPLHSEAKLLVRVGVPGNQKPIFRGNYKSNLPGPNTYRARLLENASPGTEVIRVVANDPDGRDNLLQYYIASGSKDNFVIDSSSGIITVSPDARLDLETGGEKYEVIVYAVDSGTPVKETATTTVTVNIVDVNNKPPAFNESTYIVHVSERAAIGELVLKTVANDPDSDAYLEYSLVEPIKAVDKTGVALKNTASYDYRTAFRINSTTGAITVNRMLDYQVAAVVILTVQAKDLNAVVDRDGQIAKVEVIIYIQAYSDDNPTFTNSGWSPNNPTIKITVPEEQPLGTTLLMLSAKEPTTGYSVQRFELVREDDDEGYVNVGVQSGNVVLSKRLDYEVLNQKFIRFKVRALTRDYDITRKMSEANVVVEVHDVNDNNPIFEQKDYKISVLESAKPSKIVLNVKAVDMDSSKTEQEVQRGYGEVRYSLTGENANLFEVDPIMGNIQIAANTTLDRERQSVLRFYVVASDMPQGGAEQRSSRALVTVDILDVNDNAPSFEQESYTAVIPENAPIGISMVNITATDPDEGEGGTIYFEIIDEGEANGLFKINHTTGEIYSARALTGKGRTEPYNMRVRAQDGGEPTLYSDVSLTLYIGDVVSNDGVPLFIRPTLEEVAYIAENSTVGSPVFQVVASDPDDPNLPNGRITFRFLEDGNFGKDASAFRINSDTGLISTRKLLDRETKDSYTLILVAQDLGDPPQQATRVLQVIVNDIDDHKAHFKRSLDSPPIELNVLEEAPVGSKVGVIEAVDEDIGENGMIDYEIVYGNEAGLFVVQRLENNSAIIKSNGRLDRETTEFHLLTVKCFKYSAKKMDVVPKPYNRQDPSERQVLVKVLDIDDNRPRFKKDNVTLGVRLNVPIDTSLITLEAYDADSSALPINYNMSKVSFISLVDPDMSQKEIPSQLSLNARTGELRTTGSMAGYADGFMEMIVSANNSLTPGGETNITVRIFLLRDRDMLKFVFSKPPVEVRKTLEDFEKAVQQALSLPISVNVYDTQFYSKEDNSLDFSSTSSCFQMVGKESYDLDEMRSLLTDPRNKELKKVYKTYHVEKVQHCAAVVARADASMTQIWVLAIAVLVGIATIISSCTLCCMHARYKRQVKHARLRDQPRPPLSYVSSGPAMVSSGSHTTLGPGTMVTLGPHEGPYEWGADTTLYHPSTLGSRT; encoded by the exons ATGTGGACGATATTACTGCTGTTGGTCTCTACGTGGTCGTCGTCATGGGGTCAGGTGATAAACAGGGCGCCCCATTTCATCCAAGGTGGCGACATGGCCAGGTTGGCTGTGTCGGAGAGTGCACCACCTGGTGCGCCCGTTTACACCCTCCGTGGGGAGGATCCTGAGGAGTCCAGATTGCATTACTCCATCAGCGGTGAATATTTCACCGTGAACAGGGAGACCGGAGTGGTGATTCTGAGGAAAGCCTTAGACAGAGAAACGCAAGATCTCATTGAAGTCATTATTAGCATAACAG ACGAAGGTATCGCCGGGTCGGAACCCAACACAGTTTCTCTTCGTCGCGAAATAGCTGTGCTCGATGAAAACGATAATCCACCGGTTTATCATGGCCGACCGTATGCGGCCAGAGTGCCGGAAAGCGCGCACGTGGGTGGCTTGTTACTTCCCCCGGGCACGATCACGATCACGGACCGCGACGGTGGTGTGAACGCCGACGTTCATGTGCAATGCGTCTCGGCGACACGTGACGACGACGTCTGCGAGGTCTTCGACATCTCTACGGAGaag CTTGCTGAAGGGAAATACGACGTACAGATAACGTTGGCGGAACCGTTAGATTACGAGAGGAGAAATTcgtatttgattaatttgctCGCGGTCGACGGAGCCAGCGATCCATCGAAGAGGTTGCAGGCCAGAGCGACCGTTGCCGTTGATGTCCTCGACGTTCAG GATCAGCCACCCGTTTTCTTGAACGCGCCTTACAGTGCGGCGCTTCCGGAGAACACCGCAGCTAGTCACACGGTTTTGATGGTGCGAGCACGTGACGGTGACACCGGTCAATCGAGAAATCTGCTGTTGACGCTGGAGGACGACGATGCGGGCCACTTCGATCTCGAGATGTTCCGGGACGGCGATGTCACGGTTGGCAAGCTGGTCACGACAAACGCGTCCCTCGATCGCGAGGATCCCAGGATCCTGCAGAACGGCGGCATCTACACCTTCCAAATTAGAGCCACCGAGCTGATCAACAACGAAATACCGACCGACACCGCGACGTCGATCGTCACGATCGTCGTCACGGACGTGGACGATCTTGTGCCCGCTTTTAACGAGGATTACTTTAGCATCAAGATCTCCGAGGACATCGGAAAGGACACTCCTCTACCAG GCCTGAATATGATCGTGAGCGATGGCGACGTGGGCGACAATGCAAAATACTTCCTGGCGTTGCGAGACGTGCCGCGATATCCTGGAATAAGCAGAGCATTCACTGTCAGTCCTGAGGAGGCTCAAGGTCGGGTACCAGTGGTGATTAAGGCTAAGGATGTCAATGTTCTTGATTACGACGTCGACGATCCCGCAAAGAGGGAAATCGAGTTTGACGTCATCGCGACTGTAGCGAGCGAAGTG ATGGCCACCTGTAGAGTGCACATCCAGCTGTTAGACGCCAACGACCACAGCCCCGAATTCTCTCGGTCGATGTACAAGCTGTCGATCCCGGAAGACGCGGAACCCGGCACTCGCTTCGGCGATGTTTACGCGAAGGATTACGACAGCGGCTCCTTCGGCAAGTTGACGTACACCCTGCGCGGTTTCGGCGCGGACAAGTTCCGGACCGATTCGCAGATGGGCGGGATATTCGTGGCGAAGAAACTGGACTACGAGGCACAGAAGTCTTACTCCCTGACGATGGAGGCGACGGACGGCGGTGGTAGAGTGTCCGCCGTTAATATTCTCATCGAGCTCGAAGATGTTAATGATAACAGGCCGACTTTCGAGCAGCCGGAATATTCCAGGACCGTACGCGAGGGTGCCACCAGCTTTGATCCGCAGATGTTCGTCAGGGCGACTGACGTCGACGGATCGGCTCAGGGAAATGGGAAGGTCGTGTATTCGATCGGCCGGCATAACAGCATGACAAATGACGTCTTCAAG aTCAATCCAGATTCAGGAGAGGTGACTATGTCGAAACCGGTTCGTTCCGGCGACACTGAAAGAGGCATTTACGAATTAATGATCCGTGCAACTGATACTGGAACGCCGCCGTTACATTCCGAGGCAAAGCTTCTCGTTCGCGTCGGCGTTCCTGGGAACCAGAAACCTATCTTCCGAGGGAACTACAAGTCGAATTTACCAGGTCCCAACACTTACCGGGCGAGGCTCTTGGAAAACGCGTCACCTGGAACGGAAGTCATTCGAGTGGTCGCCAATGATCCCGACGGGAGAGATAACCTGCTGCAGTACTACATCGCGTCCGGTTCTAAGGATAATTTCGTTATCGATTCCAG TTCCGGCATCATAACTGTGTCACCTGACGCTCGCCTGGATTTGGAGACTGGCGGTGAAAAATACGAGGTGATTGTGTACGCCGTTGATTCGGGTACACCTGTGAAGGAGACCGCCACCACTACCGTAACGGTGAACATCGtagatgtaaataataaaccgCCGGCATTTAATGAATCAACGTACATTGTACATGTCTCGGAACGCGCAGCCATCG GTGAACTCGTATTGAAAACGGTAGCGAATGATCCCGACAGCGACGCGTATCTGGAGTACTCTCTGGTGGAACCGATAAAGGCTGTCGACAAGACCGGCGTGGCTTTGAAGAACACCGCCTCTTACGATTATAGAACGGCGTTTCGAATAAATTCCACGACCGGCGCGATAACTGTTAACCGAATGCTGGATTATCAGGTGGCCGCCGTCGTAATACTAACGGTGCAGGCGAAAGACTTAAACGCCGTCGTCGACAGGGACGGGCAGATAGCGAAGGTGGAGGTGATAATTTACATCCAAGCTTACAGCGATGACAATCCGACGTTCACGAATTCCGGATGGTCGCCAAACAACCCGACGATAAAGATCACGGTACCGGAAGAGCAACCCCTGGGTACGACGTTGTTGATGCTGTCGGCGAAAGAGCCGACGACGGGGTATTCGGTTCAGAGGTTCGAACTAGTTAGAGAGGACGATGACGAAGGCTACGTTAATGTGGGTGTTCAGAGCGGCAACGTGGTGCTGAGCAAGAGACTGGATTACGAAGTATTAAATCAGAAG TTTATTCGCTTCAAAGTACGAGCGCTTACCAGAGATTACGATATAACGCGAAAGATGTCGGAGGCCAACGTAGTCGTCGAAGTTCACGATGTCAATGATAACAATCCGATTTTTGAACAGAAGGATTACAAAATATCTGTACTGGAGTCAGCTAAACCCTCAAAAATCGTGTTGAATGTTAAAGCAGTAGATATGGATAGCTCTAAAACCGAACAAGAAGTTCAAAGGGGATATGGCGAAGTGAGATACTCCTTGACGGGCGAGAATGCCAATCTCTTTGAAGTGGATCCCATAATGGGCAACATTCAG ATCGCCGCAAACACGACTCTCGACAGGGAGAGACAATCGGTGTTGCGTTTTTATGTCGTGGCGTCGGACATGCCACAAGGCGGAGCCGAGCAACGTAGCAGTCGAGCCTTAGTGACGGTCGACATCCTCGATGTTAACGATAACGCTCCTAGTTTTGAACAAGAATCTTACACCGCGGTGATCCCGGAGAACGCACCGATCGGAATCAGCATGGTGAACATCACAGCCACCGATCCAGACGAGGGTGAAGGCGGGACAATTTACTTCGAGATCATCGACGAAGGTGAAGCTAATG gattgtttaaaataaatcacacGACGGGCGAGATTTACTCGGCACGAGCATTGACGGGTAAAGGCAGAACCGAACCTTACAACATGCGAGTGCGAGCGCAGGATGGTGGCGAGCCGACTCTGTACTCGGACGTGAGTCTCACTCTCTACATCGGTGACGTGGTGAGCAACGACGGCGTACCCCTGTTCATCAGGCCGACGTTGGAGGAAGTAGCTTACATCGCGGAGAATTCGACCGTCGGTAGTCCAGTCTTCCAGGTGGTAGCGTCCGATCCTGACGATCCGAATTTGCCGAACGGCAGAATCACCTTCCGTTTCCTCGAAGACGGTAACTTTGGCAAGGACGCGAGTGCCTTTAGAATTAACAGCGACACCGGGCTGATCAGCACGCGCAAGTTACTCGATCGAGAAACCAAAGACAGCTATACGCTGATCTTGGTAGCGCAGGACCTCGGGGATCCGCCGCAGCAGGCAACCAGGGTGCTCCAGGTGATTGTGAACGACATCGACGATCACAAGGCACACTTTAAACGGAGCCTGGACAGTCCACCGATCGAACTGAATGTCCTGGAGGAAGCACCGGTGGGCTCCAAAGTCGGCGTGATCGAAGCGGTCGACGAGGATATCGGTGAGAACGGAATGATCGACTACGAGATCGTGTACGGGAACGAGGCGGGGCTGTTCGTGGTGCAACGCCTGGAAAATAATTCCGCGATCATCAAGTCGAACGGTCGTCTCGATCGGGAAACCACCGAGTTTCACTTGCTAACGGTCAAGTGTTTCAAATACTCCGCCAAGAAGATGGACGTAGTGCCGAAACCGTATAACAGGCAGGATCCCTCGGAGAGGCAGGTGCTCGTCAAGGTCTTGGACATCGACGACAATAGGCCGCGCTTCAAGAAGGACAACGTAACTCTGGGGGTTCGCTTGAACGTGCCGATCGACACCAGCCTGATCACCTTAGAGGCCTACGACGCCGATTCCAGCGCGTTGCCTATCAACTACAATATGAGTAAAGTATCCTTTATATCTCTGGTTGATCCCGATATGTCGCAGAAGGAGATACCGTCGCAATTGTCCTTGAACGCGCGCACCGGAGAACTCAGGACGACCGGTTCTATGGCGGGATACGCGGACGGCTTCATGGAGATGATCGTGTCGGCGAATAACTCGTTGACGCCGGGCGGCGAAACCAATATCACCGTGAGGATTTTCCTGTTGCGCGATCGCGACATGCTGAAGTTCGTGTTCTCGAAGCCGCCGGTCGAAGTCAGAAAGACGCTGGAGGACTTCGAGAAAGCGGTCCAACAGGCTCTCTCGTTGCCGATCAGCGTCAACGTCTACGATACGCAGTTCTATTCGAAGGAGGACAACTCCTTGGACTTCTCGTCGACCAGCTCGTGCTTCCAGATGGTCGGCAAAGAGTCCTACGACCTGGACGAAATGCGATCGCTGCTGACCGATCCGAGGAATAAGGAATTGAAGAAAGTGTATAAAACATATCACGTGGAAAAGGTGCAGCACTGTGCCGCCGTGGTAGCTCGCGCTGACGCCTCTATGACGCAGATATGGGTCCTGGCCATTGCGGTTCTTGTTGGAATCGCTACCATAATTTCTAGTTGTACATTGTGTTGTATGCATGCCAg ATATAAACGGCAAGTAAAACACGCACGTTTGCGTGATCAACCGCGACCGCCTCTCAGCTACGTGTCTTCAGGGCCAGCTATGGTCAGTTCTGGGTCTCATACAACTTTAGGACCTGGTACGATGGTCACGTTGGGTCCACATGAGGGTCCATACGAATGGGGCGCCGACACGACGCTTTATCATCCGAGTACATTGGGCTCGAGAACgtag